One Malaclemys terrapin pileata isolate rMalTer1 chromosome 21, rMalTer1.hap1, whole genome shotgun sequence DNA window includes the following coding sequences:
- the PBXIP1 gene encoding pre-B-cell leukemia transcription factor-interacting protein 1 isoform X2: MCTRASGASPGRKSEGSQLNTSPGLEEAEFKDSEECPQETPSPAASPRPGAPGREAPEIPTQEGPGSEDPELGSDTNTPGSAPTGRAGELPEEVSSSEDDAEGLRRQQLRDSHRAPCGPAERRGAEAAGDGESGLSVNSCLLGVLALLGVGLLAFSGAIYDPGDGPTESMDPGDSPDGEPQPLAAGAKDWLPQPPLDPAGDRQSLHSMSLLLDKLAKENQDIRLMQAELQAQKDELQALLQKSEGEKASAGSQQQSLAGENARLHQALQRAAEAHRSAQAELQVLREQLQGLEREGAAETPRPQEEQLLHQELAKQRGLLGSVWRELEGALQRARGSGGMEQLRVELAGVEQRLAQELQRVESWEQNYSEGRGGEGRGATEPSRPPRQEPPKADKKDGGWHKRPEAREERRRRHGDPGGREQDGAKRPKRREQPEPHSRQGPRDTKPAKDQNGQRRAGGGKGAPRGSHEHNVFWEPPRLQRYRAPQGCAGVADCARQEGLELFGAELAPVQKGQFLQLLQGYMAGLGWGQHYAGLVAQLDGAFASDGTFAHDRLRFRHFVEDVEELLEELAEQEQGDEEAADDFEEYVLRHYGGDGFTKKERERRRAKQQSKELRGHGPPRDRDGHHGKENSPPDKG, encoded by the exons GACTCTGAGGAGTGTCCCCAGGAGACCCCGAGCCCAGCAGCCTCCCCCAGGCCTGGTGCACCGGGCCGCGAGGCGCCAGAGATCCCGACACAGGAAGGGCCAGGCTCCGAGGACCCCGAGCTGGGCTCTGACACCAACACCCCGGGCTCCGCGCCCACTGGCAGAGCAG GGGAGCTGccggaggaggtgagcagcagcGAGGATGATGCCGAGGGTCTGCGCCGGCAGCAGCTGCGGGACTCACACCGGGCCCCGTGTGGCCCTGCCGAGCGCCGTGGGGCCGAGGCAGCCGGTGACGGGGAGAGTGGGCTCAGTGTGAATTCGTGCCTGCTGGGCGTGCTGGCGCTGCTGGGCGTCGGGCTCCTGGCCTTCTCCG GTGCCATCTACGACCCTGGGGATG GCCCCACGGAGAGCATGGATCCCGGGGACAGCCCAGATGGGGAGCCGCAGCCACTGGCTGCTGGCGCGAag GACTGGCTGCCGCAGCCCCCACTGGACCCGGCCGGGGAccgccagagcctgcactccatgAGCTTGCTTCTGGACAAACTGGCCAAGGAGAACCAGGACATCCGGCTCATGCAGGCGGAGCTGCAG GCACAGAAGGACGAGCTCCAGGCCCTGCTGCAGAAGAGCGAGGGGGAGAAGGCGTCGGCCggctcccagcagcagagccTGGCCGGGGAGAACGCGCGGCTCCACCAGGCGCTGCAGCGGGCGGCGGAGGCTCACCGCTCCGCCCAGGCCGAGCTGCAGGTGCTGCGGGAGCAGCTGCAGGGCCTGGAGCGGGAGGGCGCGGCCGAGACCCCGCGGCCCCaggaggagcagctgctgcaccAGGAGCTGGCCAAGCAGCGTGGGCTGCTGGGCTCCGTGTGGCGGGAGCTGGAGGGGGCCCTGCAGCgagcccggggctccggcgggaTGGAGCAGCTGCGGGTGGAGCTGGCCGGTGTGGAGCAGCGGCTGGCACAGGAGCTGCAGCGGGtggagagctgggaacagaactacAGCGAGGGGCGCGGTGGGGAAGGCCGAGGGGCCACGGAGCCGTCCCGCCCCCCCCGGCAGGAACCACCCAAAGCTGACAAGAAGGACGGGGGGTGGCACAAGAGGCCGGAAGCCAGAGAGGAGCGTAGGCGTCGGCACGGggacccagggggcagggagcaggatggtGCCAAGCGCCCGAAGCGCCGGgagcagcccgagccccacagccGCCAGGGGCCGCGGGACACCAAGCCGGCCAAGGACCAGAACGGGCAGCGGCGGGCGGGCGGTGGGAAGGGGGCGCCCCGCGGGTCCCACGAGCACAACGTCTTCTGGGAGCCGCCCCGGCTGCAGCGGTACCGGGCGCCCCAGGGCTGCGCGGGCGTGGCCGACTGCGCCCGCCAGGAGGGGCTGGAGCTATTTGGGGCCGAGCTGGCGCCCGTGCAGAAGGGGCAGTtcctgcagctgctgcagggctacatggccgggctgggctgggggcagcactACGCGGGGCTGGTGGCCCAGCTGGACGGCGCCTTCGCCAGCGACGGCACCTTCGCCCACGACCGCCTGCGCTTCCGCCACTTCGTGGAGGACGTGGAGGAGCTACTGGAGGAGCTGGcggagcaggagcagggtgacGAGGAGGCGGCCGATGACTTCGAGGAATATGTGCTGCGGCACTACGGTGGGGACGG CTTCaccaagaaggagagagagcGGCGCCGTGCAAAGCAGCAGAGCAAGGAGCTCCGTGGGCACGGGCCCCCGCGGGACAGGGACGGCCACCATGGGAAGGAGAACAGCCCGCCAGACAAAGGCTAG